A window of the Candidatus Eisenbacteria bacterium genome harbors these coding sequences:
- a CDS encoding glycosyltransferase family 4 protein, protein MHIVALNWRDLANPLGGGAEVHMEEILRYLGHQGHRCTLVTSRFPGAKAAEDADGYHVVRGGSELTFNLAVPFLYRRVAAAHPPDIVLDDINKIPFYSPLWARAPILAVIPHLMGTTVFQEVNPLVATVVYAAEQPVRWVYRHCDFEVISESTRDDLVARGYAADRISVVHCGIDRARYHPDPAVAKTAAPSLVYVGRIKRYKAVDHAIRSLPLVRRRFPDTTLTIVGDGDGMPALRALTESLGLTQAVRFAGFLPHAEKVRLLQSAHVVVNPSVKEGWGLTNVEANACGAVCVAADAPGIRDSVRDGETGLLYPWGDVEALAARVVDVLAHPERRAAMERAALAWAASLTWESCGAATLRLVERIVGAHGRRAA, encoded by the coding sequence GTGCACATCGTCGCCCTCAACTGGCGGGATCTGGCGAACCCGCTCGGCGGCGGCGCCGAGGTTCACATGGAGGAGATCCTGCGGTACCTCGGTCACCAGGGGCACCGCTGCACTCTGGTGACGTCCCGCTTCCCCGGCGCGAAGGCGGCCGAGGACGCCGACGGCTACCACGTCGTGCGCGGCGGCTCCGAGCTGACGTTCAACCTCGCCGTGCCGTTCCTCTACCGCCGCGTGGCCGCCGCGCACCCGCCGGACATCGTCCTCGACGACATCAACAAGATCCCCTTCTACAGCCCGCTGTGGGCGCGGGCCCCGATCCTCGCGGTGATCCCGCACTTGATGGGGACGACCGTCTTCCAGGAGGTGAATCCGCTGGTCGCGACCGTCGTCTACGCCGCCGAGCAACCCGTGCGCTGGGTCTACCGCCACTGCGATTTCGAAGTGATCTCCGAATCGACGCGCGACGATCTCGTCGCGCGCGGCTACGCGGCCGATCGCATCTCGGTCGTGCACTGCGGCATCGATCGCGCCCGCTATCATCCCGATCCGGCGGTCGCGAAGACGGCGGCGCCGAGCCTCGTCTACGTGGGTCGCATCAAACGCTACAAGGCCGTCGACCACGCCATCCGCTCGCTGCCGCTCGTGCGCCGGCGGTTTCCCGACACGACGCTCACGATCGTCGGCGACGGCGACGGCATGCCGGCGCTGCGCGCGCTCACCGAATCGCTCGGCTTGACGCAGGCCGTCCGCTTCGCCGGCTTCCTGCCGCACGCCGAGAAGGTGCGGCTGCTCCAGTCCGCGCACGTGGTCGTGAACCCCTCCGTGAAGGAGGGATGGGGCCTCACGAACGTCGAGGCGAACGCGTGCGGAGCCGTCTGCGTCGCCGCCGACGCGCCCGGCATCCGCGACAGCGTGCGCGACGGCGAGACCGGACTCCTCTATCCCTGGGGCGACGTCGAAGCGCTCGCCGCACGCGTCGTGGACGTGTTGGCCCACCCCGAGCGTCGCGCGGCGATGGAGCGCGCCGCGCTCGCGTGGGCGGCGAGCCTCACCTGGGAGAGCTGCGGTGCCGCGACCCTGCGCCTCGTCGAGCGGATCGTCGGCGCGCACGGGAGGCGCGCGGCGTGA
- a CDS encoding glycosyltransferase, with amino-acid sequence MAFEFRRLSVLVPVYNEAGTVRTLLARVMAVPIPKDIIVVDDYSSDGTREILAEFRRETPDTAQNRIVLDFHAENQGKGAAIRTAAQHIAGEIALIQDADLEYDPAEYPRLIQPILDGHADVVFGSRFAGGPRRVLFFWHTVANKMLTLLSNMCTNLNLTDMETCYKAFRSDILKTIPIRSNRFGLEPELTAKVAHLRCRVYEIPISYHGRAYAEGKKIGWKDAFSAVWTILRFKFVADIGREDAGFTTLRRVEVLRRYNAFLWNLVQPFVGRRILEIGSGTGLMTKYLAGRGDLTATDVDQEYVDLLTRTFAHAPNVQVRHLDLATLGANGIPKRTFDTVVCSNVLEHIEDDRGALVAMRDVLEPGGRVVLIIPAIKALYGSIDKNIHHFRRYSREEIDEKLRAAGLEVEHLSYFNMLGVPGWWLNAVVLRRAAVPGFQAKVNDWLVPWLRMERRFGPPVGMSLLAVGRVGA; translated from the coding sequence ATGGCGTTCGAGTTCCGCCGGCTCTCCGTGCTGGTTCCCGTCTACAACGAGGCGGGGACCGTCCGCACGCTCCTGGCGCGCGTCATGGCCGTCCCGATCCCGAAGGACATCATCGTGGTCGACGACTACTCGTCGGACGGGACCCGCGAGATCCTCGCCGAGTTCCGTCGCGAGACGCCGGACACCGCCCAGAACCGGATCGTGCTCGACTTCCACGCCGAGAACCAGGGCAAGGGGGCCGCCATCCGCACCGCGGCGCAGCACATCGCGGGCGAGATCGCGCTCATCCAGGACGCCGATCTCGAGTACGACCCGGCCGAGTATCCGCGCCTGATCCAACCCATCCTCGACGGCCACGCGGACGTCGTCTTCGGATCGCGCTTCGCGGGCGGGCCGCGCCGTGTGCTGTTCTTCTGGCACACCGTCGCGAACAAGATGCTGACGCTGCTCTCGAACATGTGCACGAACTTGAACCTCACGGACATGGAGACCTGCTACAAGGCGTTCCGGTCCGACATCCTGAAGACGATTCCGATCCGCTCGAACCGTTTCGGCCTCGAGCCCGAGCTGACCGCGAAGGTCGCGCACCTGCGCTGTCGCGTCTACGAGATCCCCATCTCGTACCACGGCCGCGCCTACGCCGAGGGCAAGAAGATCGGCTGGAAGGACGCCTTCTCGGCCGTCTGGACGATCCTGCGCTTCAAGTTCGTGGCCGACATCGGCCGCGAGGACGCCGGCTTCACGACGCTCCGCCGCGTCGAGGTGCTGCGCCGCTACAACGCCTTCCTGTGGAACCTCGTGCAGCCGTTCGTCGGGCGGCGGATCCTCGAGATCGGCTCGGGCACCGGGCTCATGACGAAGTACCTCGCCGGGCGCGGCGACCTCACGGCGACCGACGTCGACCAGGAGTACGTCGATCTCCTCACGCGCACGTTCGCGCATGCGCCGAACGTGCAGGTACGGCACCTGGACCTGGCCACGCTCGGCGCGAACGGCATCCCCAAGCGGACCTTCGACACCGTCGTCTGCTCGAACGTGCTCGAGCACATCGAGGACGACCGCGGGGCGCTCGTCGCCATGCGCGACGTGCTCGAGCCGGGCGGCCGCGTCGTGCTGATCATCCCGGCCATCAAGGCGCTCTACGGATCGATCGACAAGAACATCCACCACTTCCGTCGCTACTCGCGCGAGGAGATCGACGAGAAGCTGCGCGCGGCCGGGCTCGAGGTCGAGCATCTCTCGTACTTCAACATGCTGGGCGTGCCGGGGTGGTGGCTCAACGCGGTCGTGCTGCGGCGGGCCGCGGTGCCGGGCTTCCAGGCCAAGGTGAACGACTGGCTCGTGCCGTGGCTCAGGATGGAGCGCCGCTTCGGTCCGCCGGTGGGGATGTCGCTGCTGGCGGTCGGTCGCGTCGGGGCGTAG